From a single Vanacampus margaritifer isolate UIUO_Vmar chromosome 15, RoL_Vmar_1.0, whole genome shotgun sequence genomic region:
- the lrguk gene encoding leucine-rich repeat and guanylate kinase domain-containing protein isoform X1 — protein sequence MAERDVVLGAGLVSSCVARLGRFDTGLQHPYYHVALPGRKLRDISVLCNYVHLQKLELSNNRITDLSCVSHMPFLVILDVSHNEISDFFGFEPPKNLKEVNFSHNILTQMKDMSGYEALVKLDLDHNRLKQIHGLDKCCNLTHLSVAHNSIVSICSLDNVPLKDLNLRGNQLKNTEGLENLKRLQTLDLSMNRITSLGGLNNLHQLGSINLERNQICEIEECKHIHNLLLLRELNLLGNPVQEQSEYRLSVVFLLQHLTMLDQEKVTVQEKVLSINKYDPPMDVVAARDHMTQLMYQLMQPQLLYDTTLPSDNAPYPMLVLTGPQGCGKREMVHRLCEDFEEYFAYGISHTSREPYFGEENGSDYHFVSEEDFELLVQRGAFLQTVQYGGHKYGLSREAVEEVAREGLACCVQMELEGVLSLKKSIFEPRYILLIPTLVDNYKSILRSRKLYTDAQIEAAVSRIELYDNFNRERHSFFDNVIRCDYWDRAYQMLERVVKKYLLLEDQEEGEANKREKPPTEQLRSDSSTLSHPATEPLYKNDCSQTQQQQLAPHKTPTELASIRRREQPLREAVMGKSPGVYSWLITSSDESPGQSVDTIKGDKQLQQTPAGITPLSDRRPGCNVKPVLPPIPPGRKTPQANSPLPSPSRSHVLASAQA from the exons ATGGCGGAGAGG GACGTCGTTTTAGGTGCTGGGTTGGTGTCCAGCTGTGTAGCCCGCCTTGGACGCTTTGACACTGGACTTCAGCACCCATACTACCATGTGGCCCTTCCT GGTCGCAAGCTCAGGGACATCTCGGTTTTGTGCAATTATGTTCATCTGCAAAAGCTGGAGCTGTCAAACAACAGAATTACAG ATCTCTCCTGCGTGAGCCACATGCCCTTCCTCGTCATTCTGGATGTCTCTCACAACGAGATCTCCGATTTCTTTGGCTTCGAGCCCCCGAAGAACCTGAAG GAGGTCAACTTCTCCCacaacattttaacacaaatgAAGGACATGTCAGGCTACGAGGCTCTCGTCAAGCTAGATCTGGACC ACAACCGCCTGAAGCAGATTCATGGTTTGGATAAGTGCTGCAACCTGACCCATCTCAGCGTGGCGCACAACAGCATCGTCAGTATCTGCAGTCTGGACAACGTGCCGCTCAAGGACCTCAACCTG AGGGGTAACCAGTTGAAAAACACGGAAGGTCTAGAGAACCTGAAGAGGCTGCAGACTCTAGATCTGTCCATGAACCGCATCACCAGTCTGGGTGGCCTCAACAATCTCCACCAGCTGGGCTCCATCAACCTGGAAAGGAATCAG atttgtgAGATTGAGGAGTGTAAGCACATTCACAATCTTCTCCTGCTGAGAGAATTGAATCTTTTGGGGAACCCTGTTCAG GAGCAGTCAGAGTACAGGCTGTCGGTGGTCTTCCTCCTCCAACATCTGACCATGTTAGACCAAGAGAAAGTCACTGTTCAAGAAAAG GTATTGTCCATTAACAAGTACGACCCTCCCATGGATGTGGTCGCGGCCAGAGATCACATGACCCAGCTGATGTATCAGCTAATGCAGCCTCAGCTCCTCTATGACAC CACTCTTCCCAGCGATAACGCTCCGTATCCAATGCTTGTTCTGACCGGTCCGCAAGGCTGCGGCAAACGGGAGATGGTCCACCGCCTTTGTGAAGACTTTGAAGAATACTTTGCATATGG GATCAGCCACACCAGCAGGGAGCCTTACTTTGGTGAGGAGAATGGCAGCGACTACCATTTTGTCAGCGAGGAAGACTTTGAGCTGCTTGTGCAAAGG GGGGCTTTCCTCCAGACTGTGCAGTACGGCGGCCACAAGTATGGTCTGAGCAGGGAGGCCGTCGAAGAGGTTGCGCGAGAAGGACTGGCGTGCTGCGTGCAAATGGAGCTGGAG GGCGTGTTGAGTCTGAAGAAGAGCATCTTTGAACCCCGCTACATCCTGCTCATCCCCACCCTGGTGGATAACTACAAGTCCATCCTGAGGAGTCGAAAGCTCTACACGGACGCCCAGATAGAGGCGGCGGTATCACGCATTGAGCTGTACGACAACTTCAACAGGGAGCGGCATAGCTTCTTCGACAACGTCATCCGTTGTG ATTACTGGGACCGAGCCTACCAGATGCTGGAACGGGTCGTAAAGAAGTACCTGTTGCTTGAGGACCAGGAAGAAG GTGAGGCTAATAAGAGAGAGAAGCCCCCCACGGAGCAGCTAAGGTCGGACTCATCCACACTGTCCCACCCAGCCACAGAGCCACTCTACAAAAACGATTGCAGCCAgacccagcagcagcagctcgcCCCTCACAAGACTCCTACT GAGCTGGCTTCCATCCGCAGGCGGGAGCAGCCGCTGAGAGAGGCAGTCATGGGGAAGAGTCCAGGGGTCTACAGTTGGCTCATCACAAG CTCGGATGAATCTCCGGGACAGTCAGTGGATACGATCAAAG GCGACAAGCAGCTGCAGCAAACACCAGCCGGCATCACGCCCCTTTCCGACAGACGCCCCGGATGCAACGTCAAGCCTGTCCTGCCGCCCATCCCGCCAGGTCGCAAGACCCCGCAAGCCAACAGCCCGCTGCCGTCACCCAGCCGCAGCCACGTCCTTGCCAGCGCGCAGGCATAG
- the lrguk gene encoding leucine-rich repeat and guanylate kinase domain-containing protein isoform X2, translating to MAERDVVLGAGLVSSCVARLGRFDTGLQHPYYHVALPGRKLRDISVLCNYVHLQKLELSNNRITDLSCVSHMPFLVILDVSHNEISDFFGFEPPKNLKEVNFSHNILTQMKDMSGYEALVKLDLDHNRLKQIHGLDKCCNLTHLSVAHNSIVSICSLDNVPLKDLNLRGNQLKNTEGLENLKRLQTLDLSMNRITSLGGLNNLHQLGSINLERNQICEIEECKHIHNLLLLRELNLLGNPVQEQSEYRLSVVFLLQHLTMLDQEKVTVQEKVLSINKYDPPMDVVAARDHMTQLMYQLMQPQLLYDTTLPSDNAPYPMLVLTGPQGCGKREMVHRLCEDFEEYFAYGISHTSREPYFGEENGSDYHFVSEEDFELLVQRGAFLQTVQYGGHKYGLSREAVEEVAREGLACCVQMELEGVLSLKKSIFEPRYILLIPTLVDNYKSILRSRKLYTDAQIEAAVSRIELYDNFNRERHSFFDNVIRCDYWDRAYQMLERVVKKYLLLEDQEEATEPLYKNDCSQTQQQQLAPHKTPTELASIRRREQPLREAVMGKSPGVYSWLITSSDESPGQSVDTIKGDKQLQQTPAGITPLSDRRPGCNVKPVLPPIPPGRKTPQANSPLPSPSRSHVLASAQA from the exons ATGGCGGAGAGG GACGTCGTTTTAGGTGCTGGGTTGGTGTCCAGCTGTGTAGCCCGCCTTGGACGCTTTGACACTGGACTTCAGCACCCATACTACCATGTGGCCCTTCCT GGTCGCAAGCTCAGGGACATCTCGGTTTTGTGCAATTATGTTCATCTGCAAAAGCTGGAGCTGTCAAACAACAGAATTACAG ATCTCTCCTGCGTGAGCCACATGCCCTTCCTCGTCATTCTGGATGTCTCTCACAACGAGATCTCCGATTTCTTTGGCTTCGAGCCCCCGAAGAACCTGAAG GAGGTCAACTTCTCCCacaacattttaacacaaatgAAGGACATGTCAGGCTACGAGGCTCTCGTCAAGCTAGATCTGGACC ACAACCGCCTGAAGCAGATTCATGGTTTGGATAAGTGCTGCAACCTGACCCATCTCAGCGTGGCGCACAACAGCATCGTCAGTATCTGCAGTCTGGACAACGTGCCGCTCAAGGACCTCAACCTG AGGGGTAACCAGTTGAAAAACACGGAAGGTCTAGAGAACCTGAAGAGGCTGCAGACTCTAGATCTGTCCATGAACCGCATCACCAGTCTGGGTGGCCTCAACAATCTCCACCAGCTGGGCTCCATCAACCTGGAAAGGAATCAG atttgtgAGATTGAGGAGTGTAAGCACATTCACAATCTTCTCCTGCTGAGAGAATTGAATCTTTTGGGGAACCCTGTTCAG GAGCAGTCAGAGTACAGGCTGTCGGTGGTCTTCCTCCTCCAACATCTGACCATGTTAGACCAAGAGAAAGTCACTGTTCAAGAAAAG GTATTGTCCATTAACAAGTACGACCCTCCCATGGATGTGGTCGCGGCCAGAGATCACATGACCCAGCTGATGTATCAGCTAATGCAGCCTCAGCTCCTCTATGACAC CACTCTTCCCAGCGATAACGCTCCGTATCCAATGCTTGTTCTGACCGGTCCGCAAGGCTGCGGCAAACGGGAGATGGTCCACCGCCTTTGTGAAGACTTTGAAGAATACTTTGCATATGG GATCAGCCACACCAGCAGGGAGCCTTACTTTGGTGAGGAGAATGGCAGCGACTACCATTTTGTCAGCGAGGAAGACTTTGAGCTGCTTGTGCAAAGG GGGGCTTTCCTCCAGACTGTGCAGTACGGCGGCCACAAGTATGGTCTGAGCAGGGAGGCCGTCGAAGAGGTTGCGCGAGAAGGACTGGCGTGCTGCGTGCAAATGGAGCTGGAG GGCGTGTTGAGTCTGAAGAAGAGCATCTTTGAACCCCGCTACATCCTGCTCATCCCCACCCTGGTGGATAACTACAAGTCCATCCTGAGGAGTCGAAAGCTCTACACGGACGCCCAGATAGAGGCGGCGGTATCACGCATTGAGCTGTACGACAACTTCAACAGGGAGCGGCATAGCTTCTTCGACAACGTCATCCGTTGTG ATTACTGGGACCGAGCCTACCAGATGCTGGAACGGGTCGTAAAGAAGTACCTGTTGCTTGAGGACCAGGAAGAAG CCACAGAGCCACTCTACAAAAACGATTGCAGCCAgacccagcagcagcagctcgcCCCTCACAAGACTCCTACT GAGCTGGCTTCCATCCGCAGGCGGGAGCAGCCGCTGAGAGAGGCAGTCATGGGGAAGAGTCCAGGGGTCTACAGTTGGCTCATCACAAG CTCGGATGAATCTCCGGGACAGTCAGTGGATACGATCAAAG GCGACAAGCAGCTGCAGCAAACACCAGCCGGCATCACGCCCCTTTCCGACAGACGCCCCGGATGCAACGTCAAGCCTGTCCTGCCGCCCATCCCGCCAGGTCGCAAGACCCCGCAAGCCAACAGCCCGCTGCCGTCACCCAGCCGCAGCCACGTCCTTGCCAGCGCGCAGGCATAG